A window of the Lysinibacillus irui genome harbors these coding sequences:
- a CDS encoding SIS domain-containing protein, with amino-acid sequence MNTYFQQVNRYLTMVAQQESEQVMHVAKQIVKRLTQGGIIQLFGSGHSMLLAQECYYRAGGLVPVKPIHIESLMLHQGARQSSQNEKKQAFLASYKDQLQFDDQDVCIIISTSANNPAPIDMAIYAKEAGALTISLQSLEYQQQPSRHPSGKRLEHIVDEILNTHVPLGDGVLTVDQLQYAPVSTILGATLLNALFAEIIELLHEQGANLPVFGSSNIGKNNNDALIDQYGQRIHF; translated from the coding sequence ATGAATACCTATTTTCAACAAGTTAATCGATATTTAACAATGGTGGCTCAACAGGAAAGTGAGCAAGTCATGCATGTAGCCAAGCAAATTGTTAAACGTCTCACACAGGGGGGTATTATCCAGCTGTTTGGCTCTGGGCATTCCATGTTATTAGCGCAGGAATGTTACTACAGAGCAGGTGGCCTAGTGCCTGTCAAACCGATACACATTGAATCGTTAATGCTGCATCAGGGTGCACGGCAATCCTCGCAAAATGAAAAAAAACAGGCTTTTTTAGCCTCCTATAAGGATCAGCTCCAGTTTGATGACCAAGATGTTTGTATTATCATTTCAACATCCGCTAATAATCCAGCGCCCATTGATATGGCCATCTATGCCAAGGAAGCGGGCGCTTTGACCATATCATTGCAATCGCTGGAATATCAACAGCAGCCATCACGCCATCCTTCAGGCAAGCGTTTAGAGCACATTGTAGATGAAATTTTAAATACACATGTTCCATTAGGAGATGGTGTTTTAACAGTGGATCAGTTGCAGTATGCACCTGTATCAACGATCTTAGGTGCAACTTTATTAAATGCTTTATTTGCTGAAATTATTGAGCTTTTGCATGAACAGGGTGCAAATCTACCCGTGTTTGGTAGCAGCAATATTGGGAAAAACAATAACGATGCGCTCATTGATCAATATGGTCAACGTATTCATTTCTAA
- the nagA gene encoding N-acetylglucosamine-6-phosphate deacetylase, giving the protein MSLLIRNITVVNANGRDEQMDVWMRDGKIAQIAQHIEVSGGDRLDGSGKFLLPGFIDMHIHGSAQMDAMDASDEGLHTMAQSLLKEGTTSFLATTMTQSYDNIERAIANIAQFQPQPDEAEVLGIHIEGPFVSKQRAGAQPLDFIVQPDLNVFTKWQELSGNKIKQITLAPEEPNGMSAVQSIAASGVIVSIGHSDATFEQMQEAAQLGATQGTHLYNQMRPFHHRDPGVVGGVLLLEGIKAEMIVDFIHMHKGAVEMAYRVKGADGIILITDAMRAKGMPFGEYDLGGQIVHVTEAGAHLANGSLAGSILKMDQAVRNMHLVTNCTLEELVKMSSFNAAQQLKLSTKGQLVQGYDADAVIIDAHLNLQQTIKGGHILFDVMKDSEGR; this is encoded by the coding sequence TTGAGTTTATTAATTCGTAACATCACAGTGGTTAACGCAAATGGTCGAGATGAGCAAATGGATGTGTGGATGAGGGATGGCAAAATCGCTCAAATCGCCCAGCACATTGAAGTCAGTGGTGGGGATCGGTTAGATGGTTCAGGGAAATTTTTATTGCCAGGATTTATTGATATGCATATCCATGGCTCTGCTCAAATGGATGCAATGGATGCATCTGATGAAGGACTCCACACTATGGCGCAATCGCTTTTAAAAGAAGGTACGACCAGCTTTTTAGCTACAACGATGACACAAAGCTATGACAATATTGAGCGTGCTATTGCCAATATCGCACAGTTCCAGCCACAGCCCGATGAAGCGGAAGTGTTGGGCATTCATATTGAAGGACCATTTGTTTCGAAACAGCGTGCTGGTGCTCAACCTCTTGATTTTATTGTGCAGCCAGATCTAAATGTATTCACCAAATGGCAGGAACTAAGTGGTAATAAAATTAAGCAAATTACGCTGGCACCCGAAGAGCCTAATGGTATGTCAGCTGTGCAGAGTATTGCTGCTAGTGGTGTGATTGTATCGATTGGTCACTCGGATGCAACCTTTGAGCAAATGCAAGAGGCGGCGCAATTGGGTGCAACACAGGGGACACATTTATACAATCAAATGCGTCCATTCCACCACCGAGACCCAGGTGTTGTTGGCGGTGTTTTATTGCTAGAAGGCATAAAGGCCGAGATGATTGTTGATTTTATTCATATGCACAAGGGTGCAGTGGAAATGGCCTACCGCGTGAAAGGCGCAGATGGCATTATTTTAATTACTGATGCCATGCGAGCGAAGGGTATGCCATTTGGTGAATATGACTTAGGTGGTCAAATCGTTCATGTGACTGAGGCAGGAGCCCATCTAGCAAACGGTTCCTTAGCAGGTAGTATTTTGAAAATGGATCAAGCTGTACGAAACATGCACCTCGTAACAAATTGTACGCTTGAGGAGCTTGTGAAAATGTCGAGCTTTAATGCTGCTCAACAATTGAAATTAAGCACGAAGGGACAGCTTGTGCAAGGCTATGATGCAGATGCAGTCATTATAGATGCGCATTTAAATCTTCAGCAAACAATTAAGGGTGGCCACATTTTATTTGATGTGATGAAAGATAGCGAAGGTCGTTAA
- a CDS encoding HAD family hydrolase, with the protein MLFDLDDTLLNRDQAVDHLFFLILDRFYQDLQHSVKNDMLEKFKAYDKKDYGISDKTTVLQSFFDEFPPSFRLPHHDMQDFWNDHFPHCFSINPQTLKIIQTIKMHVKVGIITNGTVQRQKAKIINTQLNSCFDDIIISEEVGYSKPDKRIFDYALHQLHVQPEVTLFVGDDIEKDIGGCQRANIKGIWFNPHQFTNETDIKPYAEIQSLDQLLMR; encoded by the coding sequence ATGCTATTTGATTTAGATGATACCTTACTGAATCGAGATCAGGCCGTCGATCATCTATTTTTCTTGATTTTAGATAGATTTTATCAGGATCTTCAGCATTCTGTAAAAAACGACATGTTAGAAAAATTTAAAGCATACGATAAAAAAGACTATGGCATTTCTGATAAAACAACTGTTTTACAATCGTTTTTTGATGAATTTCCACCAAGCTTTCGACTGCCCCACCATGACATGCAAGATTTTTGGAATGATCATTTTCCTCATTGTTTTTCGATCAACCCACAAACGTTGAAAATCATTCAAACAATTAAAATGCATGTAAAAGTTGGTATTATCACAAATGGCACAGTTCAAAGACAAAAAGCTAAAATCATAAATACACAGTTAAATAGTTGCTTTGATGACATCATCATTTCTGAAGAAGTGGGTTACAGCAAGCCAGACAAACGAATATTTGACTACGCCTTACATCAGCTTCATGTTCAGCCTGAAGTTACATTATTCGTTGGAGATGATATAGAAAAGGATATTGGAGGTTGTCAACGGGCTAACATCAAGGGTATTTGGTTCAATCCCCATCAATTCACAAATGAAACGGACATCAAACCATATGCTGAGATTCAATCGTTGGACCAATTACTGATGAGATAA
- a CDS encoding AAA family ATPase, whose product MKLILIFGPQAVGKMTVGQELAKITDLKLFHNHMTIDLVGHFFDYSTKEGKRLVHLFRQEIFEEASKSDMYGMIFTYVWAFNLQDDWDYVNQVSQLFESRGGTVYYVELEADLEERLERNKSDNRLKHKPSKRDIEWSEADLKNSMDSYRLNSLDGEIQYSNYIKINNTKLDAQEVAKIIKQTFHF is encoded by the coding sequence ATGAAACTTATTCTTATCTTTGGACCCCAAGCAGTGGGAAAGATGACTGTTGGGCAGGAATTGGCAAAAATTACTGATTTGAAGCTTTTTCATAATCATATGACGATTGATTTAGTTGGTCATTTTTTTGATTACAGCACGAAAGAAGGAAAAAGATTAGTCCATTTGTTTCGTCAGGAGATATTTGAAGAAGCCTCAAAAAGCGATATGTATGGCATGATTTTTACGTATGTTTGGGCATTTAATCTACAAGATGACTGGGATTATGTAAATCAAGTTTCCCAGTTGTTTGAATCCCGAGGTGGTACTGTCTACTATGTGGAGCTTGAGGCTGATCTTGAAGAACGACTTGAACGAAATAAAAGCGATAATCGACTGAAGCATAAGCCATCTAAAAGAGATATTGAATGGTCTGAAGCTGACTTAAAAAATTCAATGGATTCATACAGGTTGAATTCATTAGATGGTGAAATTCAGTATTCGAACTATATTAAAATAAACAATACAAAGTTGGATGCACAAGAAGTAGCCAAAATCATCAAACAAACGTTTCATTTCTAG
- a CDS encoding HPr family phosphocarrier protein: protein MKTQQFTVVDPLGIHARPASQLVAKATPFASSIEVRTEEKAANLKSILGVMGLALKQGSQFTLVVEGEDEEQAFAALATLMTEMGLAQ, encoded by the coding sequence ATGAAAACACAACAATTTACAGTAGTCGATCCTTTAGGAATTCATGCACGTCCGGCAAGTCAGCTTGTAGCAAAAGCTACACCGTTTGCTTCTTCAATTGAAGTACGTACAGAAGAAAAAGCAGCTAATTTAAAATCCATTTTAGGTGTTATGGGGTTAGCCCTAAAACAAGGTTCACAATTTACACTTGTTGTAGAGGGGGAAGATGAAGAGCAAGCATTTGCAGCATTAGCGACACTCATGACAGAAATGGGGCTTGCACAATGA
- a CDS encoding ATP-binding cassette domain-containing protein — protein MLQLSNVSFQYKNKPILQDITFSFPIGQIIGLVGENGSGKSTLMKVLAGLLRPSAGEVTLNAEPVTRRSADRIAYLPDTDLFFEYFTGEQLFQHYASQFEDFSYDKACIVAEFLQVDKQAKLRQLSKGNRGRMKMAATLGREVPYYVMDEPFAGLDPIVREQLIKGLLQFTDIENQTILLSTHELYEVEPILDQIILLQAGSITAYEDVETLRDVTNKDAVEWMKGFYRPFNK, from the coding sequence ATGCTACAGCTATCTAATGTGTCTTTTCAATATAAGAATAAGCCAATTTTACAGGATATAACCTTTTCTTTCCCTATTGGACAAATCATCGGACTTGTGGGGGAAAATGGTAGTGGGAAATCCACATTAATGAAAGTATTAGCTGGTTTACTACGACCTTCTGCAGGTGAAGTGACACTCAATGCAGAGCCCGTCACGCGTAGAAGTGCGGACCGAATTGCTTATTTACCAGATACGGATTTGTTTTTTGAGTACTTTACAGGTGAGCAGCTATTTCAGCATTATGCCTCACAGTTCGAGGATTTTTCCTATGACAAAGCCTGTATAGTAGCGGAATTTTTACAGGTTGATAAACAGGCTAAGCTACGCCAATTATCAAAGGGCAATCGTGGTCGGATGAAAATGGCTGCAACGCTTGGGCGAGAGGTTCCTTATTATGTAATGGATGAACCCTTTGCAGGGCTAGACCCTATCGTTCGAGAGCAACTGATTAAAGGCTTATTGCAATTTACTGATATCGAGAATCAAACCATCTTGTTGTCAACACATGAATTATATGAGGTAGAGCCGATTTTAGATCAAATTATATTGTTGCAAGCAGGGTCTATCACGGCTTATGAAGATGTCGAAACATTACGTGATGTGACCAATAAGGATGCGGTCGAGTGGATGAAAGGCTTTTATCGACCTTTCAACAAATGA
- the nagE gene encoding N-acetylglucosamine-specific PTS transporter subunit IIBC, whose translation MFAFLQKIGKSLMFPIATLPAAALLLRLGSGDMLGAVPNEAIQYIASIMAASGNAILGNLPIIFAIGIAMGLAHDSSGGAALAGAIAHLVLIAVLGTVNEDLNMGVFGGIIAGITAGLLYNKYYNVKFPEWLSFFGGRRFVPIITSITMAILGSILAIVWGPIQGGIDAVGNWMIGAGSLGVGMYGFFNRLLIPVGLHHVINTIIWFDFGEFTNAAGEIVKGDINRFLAGDTSAGHFQAGFFPIMMFGLPAACLAMYFTAKKEKRPIVGGMFVSIALTAFLTGVTEPIEFSFMFLSPVLYGIHAVLTGISLAVAYIVGFRDGFGFSAGLIDYLLNLGLADKPLLLIPLGLGFGAIYFVVFYFLIKKLDLKTPGREDDDEEEVEVDASISDDVDVRAYYTIEALGGEENIKQIDYCTTRLRMSVQDANMVDEKTLKQTGARGVMRISKTNVQVIIGTSVEFLAEAMKERLKKGNPAPKNAKLPTAQPVVEKTAHNETTTFNDFEMPMTGDLLPLSEVPDEAFSAGLMGPGFGIRPTDGTVYAPFDGQVVMIFPTKHAIGLKSDTGVEVLIHVGLDTVKLNGEGFELFVTDGQTIKRGEALLKADIAHIKDQVPSVITPVVFTSLMGQEISLGKSGYQRAGSTNIIAMKK comes from the coding sequence ATGTTTGCTTTCTTACAAAAAATCGGTAAGTCACTCATGTTTCCAATCGCTACTTTACCAGCAGCGGCCTTATTATTACGTTTAGGGTCAGGGGATATGCTTGGGGCAGTACCGAATGAAGCGATCCAGTACATTGCTAGTATTATGGCTGCTTCGGGGAATGCTATACTTGGCAATTTACCTATTATTTTTGCTATCGGTATTGCCATGGGATTAGCTCATGATAGCAGTGGGGGCGCAGCTCTTGCAGGGGCGATTGCTCATCTTGTGTTAATAGCCGTTTTAGGAACAGTTAATGAAGATTTAAATATGGGTGTGTTTGGTGGAATTATTGCCGGTATTACGGCAGGCTTATTATATAACAAATATTATAATGTGAAATTTCCAGAATGGTTATCATTCTTTGGCGGACGGCGCTTTGTACCGATTATCACATCGATAACGATGGCGATTTTAGGTAGTATTTTAGCAATCGTTTGGGGACCTATTCAAGGTGGTATTGATGCGGTCGGCAATTGGATGATTGGCGCTGGATCACTTGGTGTTGGGATGTACGGGTTCTTTAACCGACTTTTAATTCCAGTTGGTCTACACCACGTTATCAATACAATTATTTGGTTTGACTTCGGTGAATTTACCAATGCTGCAGGCGAAATAGTGAAAGGGGATATCAACCGCTTCTTAGCAGGGGATACATCAGCTGGACATTTCCAAGCTGGCTTCTTCCCAATCATGATGTTTGGTTTACCAGCAGCCTGTCTTGCGATGTACTTTACAGCGAAAAAGGAAAAACGTCCTATAGTAGGTGGGATGTTCGTTTCTATCGCTTTAACAGCCTTTTTAACAGGTGTGACAGAGCCGATTGAATTTTCATTTATGTTCTTATCACCAGTTCTTTATGGTATTCATGCTGTATTAACAGGTATTTCTCTTGCGGTTGCCTATATCGTTGGTTTCCGTGACGGTTTTGGATTCTCAGCAGGTTTAATTGATTACTTGCTGAACCTTGGTCTGGCAGATAAACCATTACTATTAATTCCTTTAGGCTTAGGCTTTGGTGCCATTTACTTTGTTGTATTCTATTTCTTAATCAAAAAATTAGACTTAAAAACACCTGGACGTGAAGACGATGATGAAGAGGAAGTGGAAGTCGATGCTTCTATTTCCGACGATGTCGATGTACGTGCATACTATACAATTGAAGCCTTAGGTGGAGAAGAAAATATTAAACAAATTGACTACTGTACGACACGCTTACGTATGTCTGTGCAGGATGCCAATATGGTGGATGAAAAAACATTAAAGCAGACTGGTGCAAGAGGTGTTATGCGTATCAGTAAAACGAATGTTCAAGTAATCATTGGTACATCTGTTGAGTTTTTAGCTGAGGCCATGAAAGAACGTCTGAAAAAAGGCAACCCAGCACCTAAAAATGCAAAACTGCCAACAGCACAGCCTGTAGTGGAAAAAACAGCACATAATGAAACAACGACATTCAATGATTTTGAGATGCCGATGACAGGTGATTTGCTACCATTATCAGAAGTACCAGATGAGGCATTTTCTGCAGGCTTGATGGGACCTGGCTTTGGGATTCGTCCAACTGACGGGACAGTTTATGCACCATTTGATGGTCAAGTGGTCATGATCTTCCCAACAAAACACGCCATTGGTTTGAAATCAGATACAGGCGTTGAAGTATTAATCCATGTTGGATTAGATACAGTCAAGCTGAATGGTGAAGGCTTTGAACTGTTTGTAACAGATGGTCAAACAATTAAACGAGGAGAGGCGCTGTTAAAAGCAGACATTGCTCACATTAAAGATCAAGTACCTTCCGTGATTACACCAGTTGTATTCACAAGTTTAATGGGGCAAGAGATTTCACTTGGAAAATCGGGCTACCAGCGAGCAGGCTCAACAAATATTATTGCAATGAAAAAGTAA
- a CDS encoding GntR family transcriptional regulator codes for MTIDFSRDKPIYSQLVDRICGDILKGKLELGDRLPSVREYAVEAGVNVNTVQRVYKELEAMNITETKRGQGTFITTNEKRIELLREDMKNQLAEHFLLSIEALGFSKEEMLIVLKNKG; via the coding sequence ATGACGATAGATTTTTCGCGTGATAAACCTATTTATAGCCAGCTTGTCGATCGAATTTGTGGAGATATTTTAAAAGGGAAGCTAGAGCTTGGGGATCGGCTTCCTTCTGTTCGAGAATACGCGGTTGAAGCAGGGGTCAATGTCAATACGGTGCAACGTGTTTATAAGGAGTTAGAGGCAATGAATATTACGGAAACCAAACGAGGACAGGGTACATTTATTACCACGAATGAGAAACGTATTGAGTTGTTACGGGAAGATATGAAGAATCAGTTAGCTGAACATTTTTTACTGTCGATAGAAGCATTAGGATTTTCTAAGGAAGAAATGCTCATTGTTTTGAAAAATAAAGGGTGA
- a CDS encoding glucosamine-6-phosphate deaminase codes for MIIKRFSSVDELYAQAVATIVEAKQNGATTFGLATGGTMEPLYAKICKTDIDFSDCTSFNLDEYVGLEATHEQSYAYYMNKHLFHQKPFQASYLPNGLAADPLEEAARYEALLQQHSLDFQLLGIGQNGHIGFNEPGTPFDSLTHLVTLEESTRQANARFFSSIDEVPTHAYTMGIQSIMRAKCILLIAVGETKRDVLQRVLALDYTEDVPASALSKHPNVIILTDLQEEENKL; via the coding sequence GTGATAATAAAAAGGTTTTCCTCAGTTGATGAGTTATACGCTCAGGCAGTAGCGACAATCGTGGAAGCGAAACAAAATGGAGCGACAACGTTCGGGTTAGCTACTGGTGGAACAATGGAACCGTTGTATGCTAAAATCTGTAAAACGGATATTGATTTTTCAGATTGCACGAGCTTTAATTTGGATGAATATGTTGGACTTGAGGCAACGCACGAGCAAAGCTATGCCTATTACATGAACAAGCATTTATTTCACCAAAAACCATTTCAAGCATCCTATTTACCGAATGGTTTAGCAGCCGATCCTTTAGAGGAAGCAGCACGCTATGAAGCATTGTTGCAACAGCATTCCTTAGATTTCCAATTGCTTGGTATTGGTCAAAATGGTCATATCGGCTTCAATGAGCCAGGTACACCCTTTGATTCCTTGACACATTTAGTGACACTGGAGGAATCTACTCGCCAAGCCAATGCACGCTTCTTTTCATCGATTGATGAGGTGCCCACACATGCATACACAATGGGGATTCAGTCCATTATGCGAGCAAAGTGCATTTTGTTAATTGCAGTGGGAGAAACTAAGCGAGACGTTTTACAGCGTGTGCTGGCATTAGATTATACAGAGGATGTACCAGCAAGTGCTTTGTCCAAACATCCAAATGTTATCATTTTAACAGACTTACAAGAAGAGGAGAATAAATTATGA
- a CDS encoding ABC transporter ATP-binding protein produces the protein MTEPIVQLQNLSKTIRGKQLIQQLNIDLYPGQITGFLGPNGAGKTTTIRMMTGLMKPTEGKVLIDGLSLQEHYEEAISKVGVIVENPEMYKFMSGYKNLLHFARMHKNVTKERIQEVVQQVGLEHRIHEKVSTYSLGMRQRLGLAQALLHRPKFLILDEPTNGLDPAGIREFRMYLRKIASEEGVSVFVSSHLLSEIELMCDRVAVIQNGKLIDLRDIHNESSSFYYVEAQPKEQVSAYLKEHDYQFAAENGGYVVEMTKENVPALITQLVQEGIQLFAIQPHQKTLEDQFLEMTGGGQIAEANSK, from the coding sequence ATGACAGAACCAATTGTACAATTGCAAAATTTATCGAAGACCATTCGTGGGAAGCAATTAATACAGCAGTTAAATATTGATTTATATCCAGGACAAATTACAGGGTTTTTAGGACCAAATGGTGCGGGGAAAACAACAACCATTCGAATGATGACGGGCCTTATGAAGCCAACAGAGGGCAAGGTATTGATTGATGGGCTTTCCTTACAGGAGCATTATGAGGAAGCGATTAGTAAGGTTGGCGTTATTGTCGAAAACCCCGAAATGTATAAATTTATGTCAGGCTATAAAAATTTACTACATTTTGCACGTATGCATAAAAATGTAACGAAGGAACGAATTCAAGAGGTCGTTCAACAAGTCGGGCTCGAACATCGTATACATGAAAAGGTATCCACGTATTCTCTTGGTATGCGTCAACGACTAGGTTTAGCACAGGCACTATTGCATCGACCAAAGTTTTTAATCTTAGATGAACCAACGAATGGCTTAGATCCTGCTGGAATTCGAGAGTTTCGCATGTATCTTCGCAAGATTGCCTCAGAAGAGGGCGTTTCTGTATTTGTATCTAGTCACTTATTATCTGAAATTGAGCTAATGTGTGACCGCGTAGCAGTCATTCAAAATGGTAAGCTCATTGATCTACGTGATATCCATAATGAAAGCTCATCCTTTTATTATGTGGAGGCACAGCCAAAAGAGCAGGTATCTGCTTATCTTAAAGAGCATGATTACCAATTCGCTGCTGAAAATGGTGGCTATGTAGTGGAAATGACGAAGGAAAATGTTCCAGCCTTAATTACACAACTAGTGCAAGAAGGTATTCAACTATTTGCAATACAGCCACATCAAAAAACATTAGAGGATCAATTCTTAGAAATGACTGGAGGCGGACAAATTGCTGAAGCTAATTCAAAATGA
- a CDS encoding ABC transporter permease → MLKLIQNEWMKLWHKKGTWAMVAMLILVILVPAGITKYYEVKSTDEGSWQDMEQQAIQSNKEMLANEELTAEDKVYFEEQIALSEYRLAHDAPSQTDSSLASFMSFTSNMIILVTLFTVITAASIVSSEFSTGTIKMLLTRPMSRAKVLTSKLLTTFLFGFLLFVVNVVVSGIVGFVLFGIGTGVELEIVNGQVAEKAVWSDLAYHYLLSGGDFVMSTLFAFLVGSVFRSSSLAIGLTMFLSFTGGMIVMFLSRYDIVKYIWLTHSDLTQYENGGGSMIADVTMPFSLTVLAIYAVIFLIISYTSFMKRDVTA, encoded by the coding sequence TTGCTGAAGCTAATTCAAAATGAGTGGATGAAATTATGGCATAAAAAAGGAACATGGGCAATGGTTGCGATGCTAATTCTTGTCATTCTCGTTCCAGCAGGGATCACTAAATATTATGAAGTAAAATCGACAGATGAAGGCTCATGGCAGGATATGGAGCAGCAGGCCATTCAATCAAATAAAGAGATGCTTGCCAATGAGGAATTAACGGCGGAAGATAAGGTTTATTTTGAGGAGCAGATTGCTCTTTCAGAATATCGCTTAGCCCATGATGCACCGAGCCAAACGGATAGTAGCCTTGCCAGCTTTATGTCCTTTACAAGCAATATGATTATACTTGTCACTTTATTTACAGTCATTACAGCCGCAAGTATTGTGTCGAGCGAATTTTCAACAGGTACCATTAAAATGCTGTTAACACGACCGATGTCTCGTGCAAAGGTGCTAACGTCTAAATTACTGACGACCTTCCTATTTGGTTTTTTATTATTTGTAGTCAACGTAGTGGTAAGTGGCATTGTTGGCTTCGTATTGTTCGGCATAGGAACAGGTGTTGAATTAGAAATCGTCAATGGGCAAGTAGCCGAGAAGGCCGTATGGAGTGATTTAGCGTATCATTATCTACTGTCTGGTGGAGATTTTGTGATGTCTACATTGTTTGCCTTTTTAGTAGGCTCTGTGTTCCGTTCAAGTTCATTAGCGATTGGTTTAACGATGTTCCTTTCCTTCACAGGTGGCATGATTGTGATGTTCTTAAGCCGCTACGACATTGTCAAATACATTTGGCTAACACATTCAGACTTAACACAGTATGAAAATGGTGGTGGCTCGATGATTGCTGATGTGACGATGCCATTCTCTTTAACCGTACTTGCTATTTATGCAGTCATTTTCCTTATTATTAGTTATACATCCTTTATGAAGCGTGATGTCACTGCATAA